The following DNA comes from Oceanococcus atlanticus.
GGAAGGCATCCAGATCGGCAGCAACGCCATCGCGCTGGGTGGTGAAGCTACCGACAGCGGCCGCGGCATGGTGCTGGGCAACCCGCATTTCCCGTGGGACGGCGCAGAGCGTTTTCATCAGGCTCATCTGACCATTCCCGGCAAGCTGGATGTGACCGGCGTGAGCCTGTTTGGGGTACCGCTGATTCTGATTGGCTACAACAAGGACCTGGCCTGGAGCCATACGGTTTCCAGCGCCTGGCGCTTTACCCCTTATCAGCTGACCCTGGTACCGGGCGCGCCGACCACCTACCTGGTTGATGGCCGCCCGGAGCAGATGACGCCCTGGGATCTGGAGGTTGAAAGCCGGCAAGCCGACGGCCAGATCAGCACCGTTAGTCGCACCCTGTACACCACCCGATGGGGGCCGGTGTTCAACGAAATCCTCGGTTTACCGCTGTTCCCATGGCTGCCCGTGCAGGCATATGCACTGGCCGATGCCAATGCGGCCAATTTCCGCTACGTCAATCACTTCCTGGAAACCAATCAGGCCAGTTCAAGTCGCGAGTTGCTGGACATCCTCAAACGCAATCAAGGCGTGCCGTGGGTCAACACACTGGCCAGTGACCGACATGGCGAAGCACTGTACGCAGACATCTCGGTCACGCCCAACGTACCCGATGCCATGGCCTTGACCTGCGCCGGCGTACTCGGACTTGTCACCCAGCCATTGCTGGGTCTGCCGGTGCTGGACGGTTCTCGCAGCAACTGCGCATGGCGAAACGATGACGACGCGGTCCAAGCCGGCACCCTGGGGCCCGCCAACATGCCCTATCTGCTCCGTACCGACTACGTTACCAATTCCAATGACAGCCACTGGCTGTCCAATCCACAACAGCCCCTGGAGGGGTATGCACGCATCATCGGCGATGAACGCCGAGCTCGCCGTATGCGCACCCGCTCCGGCCTGGTCATGGTCGAATCGCATCTGTACGACCAGGGCCAGACCTTCAGCCGTCAGCAGATGCAGGATCTGCTGTTCAACAATCGTCAGCACGCGGCCCATCTGTGGCTGGATGATCTGATTCCATTCTGCCGCCTGACCCCCGTGCTGATTGGCCTGGGTGACCCGGTCTTGACCGGCGAAGCCTGCGATGTGCTGGAAGCCTGGGACCGCAGCGACAATCTGGACAGCCCCGGAGCGGTGCTGTTCCGGCGCTTTGCCGAGAATCTCTATATCGCGGCCGTACCCTCGGGCACCTCAGCCTCGCAGCTTGAGTTCCTGGATGTGTGGACCCGGCCTTTCAACGTCAATGACCCGGTGCATACACCCAGCGGGCTGAATGTGCTCAACCCGCATGTCGCTCTCGCTCTGGGCAGTGCCATCAGCGATCTCAACGCTGCCGGCTTCGCACTCAACGCTACGCTGCGTCAGGCGCAGACCGAAGCACGCGGCGAGGAGCGCATCCCCATTCACGGCGGCCCCGGCGCAATGGGTGTATTCAACGCCATCACCAACCCGTGGGTCGCAGGTGAGGGTTACAGCGATGTGGTGCACGGCTCCAGCTTTATCCAGGTGGTCAGCTTTGATGGCGACGATTGCCCCGATGCGCGCACCATCCTGACCTACTCGCAAAGTACCAATCCCGAATCCCCGCACTATGCCGACCAGACCCGGCTCTATGCCGAAAGCGGCTGGGTCGAGGCCCAGTTCTGCGAAAGCGAGATTCGCAGCCGGGTGACACGTACACAAACCATCAGCGAAACCGCGCCTTGAAGCAGCGTGCTGGATTCCTGCAGCCAATGCTGTACAAATAAGTCATAGGGGGTGTCAGGCCTCGCGCCTGGCAGCCCGCATAAAAATGACAACGTTGGAGACCCATCATGCAGATCCATGCACGCCATCGTGTGCTCGCCGTGTGCGCAGCAGCGGCTATTCTGAGCTCCGCCTGCCAAGGCGGTCGCAACGATCAAGGCCCCTCACAGCCTCCGGCTGACAGCCAAAGCATCTTTCTGAACATCGCGCCAGCCGGTTCCAACGGCAACTCCGCTGGCGGAGCGGGGGCACCGGTACCCGGCGTACCCACCCTGGCCTTCCCCGACAACTACCGTGACCAGCTTGACCTGTACGGCAATCTGGCCTACGCCGAGCAGGGCCTGAGCGCCCACAGCTGCGTTGCGCCCAACAGCATCGACGAGCATCAGGCGCGCTCATCCGAAGCCTGCAACTACTTCAAACCGGCTGGCCTGCGCCCGCTCGAAGGCACGGTGGTGTCCACGCTCGAACTCACCGCACCCAACGGCAAAACCGTAACCATCGAGCGCGACGGCTGGGGCGTACCCTACGTTCTGGGCGAGGATCGTGACTCAGCGCAGTACGGGTTGGGCTATGCCTCAGCCCAGGATCGGCTGTGGCTGTGGGATTTGTTACGTGACGTCGGCCGCGGCCAGGCTTCGAAGAAACTCGGCCCATCGCAAACCACCTTCGACCTGGATCTGGAATTCGGCGTCCCCGGGGGCTACAGCGAGGCTGAATTGCAACGCATCGTCGACACCACCGTGGCCAAGATCGGCGCGCTGGGGCCGATCTTCCTCAACGACACCGAGCAGTTTGTCGCCGGCATGAACGCCTATCTCGACTTTCTGCAAACCCCAGCCGGTCTGGCTGAGGTCCCGCCCGAGTACGCCACCCTGGGGCTGACGGTACCGCCGCTGTTCCCGCCGCGCCCATTTACCGTTACCGATATTGTGGCCAATGCCGTGCTGATCCAGGCCGCTCTGGGTCTGGGCGGCGGAGGCGAGGCCAGGAACCTGCAATTGCTGCAGAAACTGGATAACAGCATCGCACCCGGCACCACCACCCTGCCCAAGGCAGCCTGTGAGTTCTGGCGCGATGTCCGCCACGCGCAAGACCCGGAAACCACCTATTCGACCCCACGCGAATTCGACACCCAGTCACCGCCTAGCGTCAGCGAGGACTGCCCGCAGGCCCTGCCCGCAGGCGTTGCGATCTGGGATGGCGGCAGCCTCACGGCGCGCGAGTTCCTGCGCCGCGACAGCGGCCTGCCCCTGCCGCTGGTTGACCTCGGTGCTGTCCCACTGGTCAGCGACTTGCTCGCGCCTCTGCTCGCCCCTCTGCTCGAACCGTTGCCAGATCAGGAATCCATCGAAGTGCCACTGGACGGCGGCGGCGGCCTGACCCGCAAAGACAAGACAAACGATTGGCACGCTCCGCAAGGCCTGCCCCAACCCGCATCACTGCTAGCCAGCACCGATCCCAGCGCCGTTCGTGAGCGCCTTGCCCCACTGGGCCTGCCCCAGGCCACCTCCAACTGGATTCTGGCCGCCGGCAGCCAGACCCAGTCGGGCCGGCCGATCATGGTCGGCGGGCCGCAGACCGGCTACTTCCAACCGCAACTGCTCTGGGAAGCCGCCGTGGTTTCGACTGGCGGCACCGATCTGGACATTGCCGCACGCGGCATCTCGACCGTTAACCTGCCCTACATCACCATCGGCCGCGGCCGCGACTTCGCCTGGTCACCGACCTCGGCCAGCTCCGACTTCACCGACATCCGCGTCTCCAAACTGTGCAATCAGGATGGCAGCCCGGCCAGTCGTGAGGACGGCGACGGTGACGGCTTCCCCGACGCTGACGGCTATCTGTTCAAGGCGCAGTGCGTGCGCCTGTACCGCCGCACCGACCAATGGACCGCAACGCCCACCCCGGCCAGCATCGCACTGGGCGGCCCGACCTCCAGCGAAAACATCAGCCGCTTCATCCTGCGTACCCACTATGGCCCGGTCCTGGCCACCGCCACTGTGAACGGCGAGCCGGTGGTGATTTCCACCCAGCGCTCGACCTTCATGGCCGATGTTGATGCGGCGATTCCGTTCGCGCTGATGACCAGCAATGGCGAAAGCATGACCAGCGAACGTTTCTACGAGCTGTTCAACAGCATGACCAGCACCTTCAACTGGGCTTATGTGGATGCACGCGACATCGGCTTTATTCAGAGCGGCCTGTATCCGCAGCGCCACCCGGAACACCATCCGGAACTGCCCGTGTGGGGTGATGGCCGTTTCGAATGGGTCGCCGATCAGAACCTGGATAGCGATTTCTTCGCCCAGTACGGTGGTGACGATGCCGAGGGTGGCCTGAGTTACCCGACGCGCGCCTTTCCGCAGCAGCAAAACAGTGTCAGCGGCCGTCCGGGCTATTTTGAATGGCCCGGCTATCTCAGCCTTGAGGCCCATATCCACGACACCAATCCGGCCCATGGCTATCTGGCCAACTGGAACAACAACGGAGCGCCGGGCTGGTGGGCCGCCGACACCAAGAGCGACTATGGCCCCAGCCACCGCGTCAACCTGCTCAGCGCACGTCTGGATGCTTTCGCCGAATCGGGGCGCAAGCACGATATCGCCAGCATGATCGAGATCATGGGCGATGCTGCGTACACCGATTTGCGTGGCCAGGATCTACTGCCGCTGCTGATCCAGATGCTGCAAACCGACAGCCTCAGCGATGAAGAGCAAAGCATCGTCGATCTGCTCAGCGCTTGGCGCGATGACGGCTCGCAGCAGTGGATCAGCGGTGAGCCCGGCCTCGGCGCCATGCGTCGCGATCGCGACCAGGACGGTGCCTATGACCATCGCGCGGCGGTGGTCTTTATGGACGCCTGGTACCAGCGTCTGATCGACACCATGTTGCCGCAGCTGACGGCGGTGGAAGGACCGGTCATCCAGGGTCGCTATGATGCACCGGGGCCGGTCGGCTCGGCCTATCAGGGCGGCTGGTTCCAATTCATGGTGCGGGTGCTCAAGACTGCCCTGAATCTGCCCCGTCAGGATTACAAAGTGCTGCGCTGTGCCGCGTCCGAACAAGCCGCCGATTGCCGTCAGGCGGTGGCCACAGCGCTGCAGCAAGCGCTGGAGGATTTGGGCGGTCTGGCCAATCAGGCCAACTGGGATGGCACCCAGCTGTATGACGGCGTGACGGTCGAAGACAACGATGCGGTGGAAGCCACCTCATTCGCGCTGATCCCGACCCCACCCATTCACTGGACCAACCGACCGACCTTCCAGCAGGTGGTGGAAGTGCTGGACTGATGCATCAGCGGATGGTGCCGCCACGCCGCGGCACCATCCGACAAGACCGGCCTAACCGGTCCAGCGCAGATCCAGCTGGCGCGCCGCGCGCACATCATCCAGACGCCGCACCGGCTGGGTATACGGCGCACCCTTGACCTTGTCGATATCGGCCTTGGCCTCATCCCAGATCGCCACCATGGCCTCGACGAAGGCATCCAGCGTGGCCTGATCTTCCGACTCGGTCGGCTCGATCAGCAGGCACTCGGGCACCAGCAGCGGGAAGTAGATGGTCGGGGCGTGATAGCCGTAGTCGAGCAGGCGCTTGGCCATATCGGTGGCGGTGAACTCGAGCTCCTGCTTCTGCTTCTTCAGCGTCACAATGAACTCATGGGTCGCACGCCGCCCATCAAAAGCCAGATCGAAACCTTTGTCTTTCAGACGCGCCATCAGGTAGTTGGCATTCAAGGTGGCGAACTCGGCCACCCGGGTCATGCCATCCGGCCCCAGCATCAGGGCATAGACATAGGCGCGCAGCAGCACCCCGGCGTTGCCCATAAACGCAGACAGACGACCGATGCTTTGCGGCAGGTCGTTTTCATCCAGCCAGCGATACTGATCGCCATCCTTGCCCACCACCGGAATCGGCATGAACGGACGCAGGCGCTCGGACACACCCACCGCACCAGAGCCCGGACCACCGCCGCCGTGCGGCGTGGAGAAGGTCTTGTGCAGGTTCATGTGGATGACATCAAAACCCATGTCGCCCGGGCGCACCTTGCCAAGAATCGCGTTGAGGTTGGCGCCGTCGTAGTACAGCAGGCCGCCTGCCTCGTGAACCTTCTTGGCGATGATTTCGATCTTGCGCTCGAACACGCCCAGGGTCGACGGATTGGTCAGCATGATGCCGGCCGTCTTCGGACCCAGCGCCGCTTCCAGCGCTTCAAGATCCACGTCGCCGTTCTTGTCCGTGGGGATCTCGCGCACCGTGCAACCGCACTGGATCGCGGTGGCCGGGTTGGTGCCGTGGGCCGCATCGGGCACCAGAATCTCGGTGCGCTCGGTATCACCACGCGACAGGTGGTAGGCACGGATCATGGCGACGCCGGCAAACTCACCCTGGGCGCCGGCCATCGGGGTCAGCGAAACCCCTTTCATGCCGGTGACTGACTTCAGGATTTCCTGCAGATCGTACATGCAGGCCAGATAACCCTGGCTGTGATCCTGTGTTGCCAGCGGGTGGCGGGCCAGAAACTCCGGCAGCATGGCCAGCGTGTTGCAGGCCCGCGGGTTGTATTTCATCGTGCAGCTACCCAGCGGGTAGAAATGCGTGTCGATGGAGAAATTTTTCTGCGACAGGCGGGTGTAATGACGCACCACCTGCATCTCCGAAACTTCCGGCAGCCCGGGGGTGTCCTGACGCAGGAACTCGGCCGGAATGGCGGTCGGCGCGGCGGCCTCCACCGGAGCCTGTGCGGCGGCGCGACGGCCCGGCGAGGACAGTTCAAAAATCAGCGCTTCACTCATGATCAAGCTCCCAGTACAGCTTTGAGTTCGTCGACATAACGGGCGATGTCGGCGTCGCTCTTGGTTTCGGTTACGCACACCAGCAGGGCGTCGCCCAAGTCCGGGTAATGCGCGCGCAAATCCAGGCCGGCCAGGATGTCGCGCTTGGACAGGGCATCGATCACTTCAGCAGCCGGCTTGGGCAAGCGAATCACCGCCTCATGGAAACCGGCACCGCTGAACACGGCTTCAACGCCGTCGATGCTGGTCAGGGCATCCACCAGCTTGCGCGTGTTGTGCCAGCAGGCTGACGCGACACGACGCAAACCTTCCGCGCCGAGCAGAGACATGTGAATGGTTGACGCGGTCACCACCAGGCCTTGATTGGTGCAGATATTCGAGGTCGCCTTGGCACGCCGGATGTGCTGCTCGCGCGCCTGCAGGGTCAGGGTGTAGCCGACCTTGCCTTCCAGATCGACCGTGCGCCCGACAATGCGCCCCGGCATCTGCCGCACGTGTTGCTGTTTGCAACACATGAACCCGTAGTACGGCCCGCCCGAAGACAGCGGTGCACCCAGCGGCTGGCCGTCGCCACACACGATGTCCGCGCCCTGCGCACCCCACTGCCCGGGCGCCTTGAGCAGCGCCAGCGCCACCGGATTGACCACACCGATGACCAGCGCACCCTGGGCGTGCGCCCAGTCGGTCAGCTGATCCACCGCTTCCAGCTGGCCGAAGAAATTGGGCTGCGGAATCACCAGCGAGGAGATCGCCTGACCTTCGTAGGCTTTGAGACTCTCAAGCAAGGTCGTGCCGGTGCTGCTATCAAAGTCGATGCTGATGAACTCGAAACCCTGCGCATCACAGATCGCCTTGGCACAAGCGCGGTAGTACGGATGCACCGAAGCCGGCATCAGCACCCGATGTTCTTTGACCTTGCGATTGGCCCGCGCGGCCATCAGCACCGCTTCGGCCAGGCCGGAAGCCCCGTCGTACAGCGAAGCATTGGACACGTCCATGCCGGTCAGGCTGCACATCATGGTCTGATATTCGTAAATCAGCTGCAGCGTGCCCTGGCTGGCTTCCGCCTGATACGGGGTATAGGCCGAATAGAATTCACCACGGGTTGCGATCTGCCACACCGCAGCCGGAATATGGTGCTCATAGGCACCCGCACCGATGAAGCACAGCGGTTGACCGTCGGTCTCAGCACGCTCGTGCATCAGGCGCGAGACTTCCATCTCGGAGCGGCGCGCCGGAATGTTGTCAAAAGATTCGACCTTGAGATTCTCGGGAATCTCGTCAAACAGGTCCTCGATGCTGTTGGCACCGATCGCGGCCAGCATGCGGCTGACCTCGGCTTCCGTATGCGGAATGAAAGGCATATCTGCGTCTCGCTGAAACCGGCCCTGAGTCCTTAGGACGGGGCCGGTGAAATTACTGTTCGGACTTGAGGAAGTCGGCGTAACCGTCCGCGCCCATCAGGCCGTCCAGCTCGCCGGCATCGGCAGGCTTGAGCTTGAAAATCCAGCCTTCGCCATAGGGATCGTCATTCAGGGTTTCCGGCGCATCCGCCAGTGTCTCGTTGCCGCCGATCACATCGCCAGCAACCGGGGCATAGACGTCGGAGGCGGCCTTGACCGACTCAACCACCGCAGCGGCATCGCCCGAACCAAAGCTCTGGCCGGCTTCCGGGGTTTCCACGAACACCAGATCACCCAGCGCTTCCTGAGCGTGATCGGTGATGCCGATGGTCAGGCTGCCGTCGGCTTCGAGGCGAATCCATTCGTGAGATTTGGTGTACTTCAGTTCTGCGGGAATCTGGCTCATGACGAGGCCTCCGGTAGATCAATCAGGATTTTTCCATTGCGCACGAACGGGGCTTTGACCACCCGCGCCGGCACGTTCTTGTTGCGAATCTGAATCTCAACCCGGTCGAAATCGCCCCGGGGAATGCGCGCCAGCGCGATCGACACGCCGGCCGTGGGTGAGAAGCCGCCGCTGGTCACCTCGCCAGGGCCAGCCGG
Coding sequences within:
- the gcvPA gene encoding aminomethyl-transferring glycine dehydrogenase subunit GcvPA translates to MPFIPHTEAEVSRMLAAIGANSIEDLFDEIPENLKVESFDNIPARRSEMEVSRLMHERAETDGQPLCFIGAGAYEHHIPAAVWQIATRGEFYSAYTPYQAEASQGTLQLIYEYQTMMCSLTGMDVSNASLYDGASGLAEAVLMAARANRKVKEHRVLMPASVHPYYRACAKAICDAQGFEFISIDFDSSTGTTLLESLKAYEGQAISSLVIPQPNFFGQLEAVDQLTDWAHAQGALVIGVVNPVALALLKAPGQWGAQGADIVCGDGQPLGAPLSSGGPYYGFMCCKQQHVRQMPGRIVGRTVDLEGKVGYTLTLQAREQHIRRAKATSNICTNQGLVVTASTIHMSLLGAEGLRRVASACWHNTRKLVDALTSIDGVEAVFSGAGFHEAVIRLPKPAAEVIDALSKRDILAGLDLRAHYPDLGDALLVCVTETKSDADIARYVDELKAVLGA
- a CDS encoding penicillin acylase family protein, with protein sequence MQIHARHRVLAVCAAAAILSSACQGGRNDQGPSQPPADSQSIFLNIAPAGSNGNSAGGAGAPVPGVPTLAFPDNYRDQLDLYGNLAYAEQGLSAHSCVAPNSIDEHQARSSEACNYFKPAGLRPLEGTVVSTLELTAPNGKTVTIERDGWGVPYVLGEDRDSAQYGLGYASAQDRLWLWDLLRDVGRGQASKKLGPSQTTFDLDLEFGVPGGYSEAELQRIVDTTVAKIGALGPIFLNDTEQFVAGMNAYLDFLQTPAGLAEVPPEYATLGLTVPPLFPPRPFTVTDIVANAVLIQAALGLGGGGEARNLQLLQKLDNSIAPGTTTLPKAACEFWRDVRHAQDPETTYSTPREFDTQSPPSVSEDCPQALPAGVAIWDGGSLTAREFLRRDSGLPLPLVDLGAVPLVSDLLAPLLAPLLEPLPDQESIEVPLDGGGGLTRKDKTNDWHAPQGLPQPASLLASTDPSAVRERLAPLGLPQATSNWILAAGSQTQSGRPIMVGGPQTGYFQPQLLWEAAVVSTGGTDLDIAARGISTVNLPYITIGRGRDFAWSPTSASSDFTDIRVSKLCNQDGSPASREDGDGDGFPDADGYLFKAQCVRLYRRTDQWTATPTPASIALGGPTSSENISRFILRTHYGPVLATATVNGEPVVISTQRSTFMADVDAAIPFALMTSNGESMTSERFYELFNSMTSTFNWAYVDARDIGFIQSGLYPQRHPEHHPELPVWGDGRFEWVADQNLDSDFFAQYGGDDAEGGLSYPTRAFPQQQNSVSGRPGYFEWPGYLSLEAHIHDTNPAHGYLANWNNNGAPGWWAADTKSDYGPSHRVNLLSARLDAFAESGRKHDIASMIEIMGDAAYTDLRGQDLLPLLIQMLQTDSLSDEEQSIVDLLSAWRDDGSQQWISGEPGLGAMRRDRDQDGAYDHRAAVVFMDAWYQRLIDTMLPQLTAVEGPVIQGRYDAPGPVGSAYQGGWFQFMVRVLKTALNLPRQDYKVLRCAASEQAADCRQAVATALQQALEDLGGLANQANWDGTQLYDGVTVEDNDAVEATSFALIPTPPIHWTNRPTFQQVVEVLD
- the gcvH gene encoding glycine cleavage system protein GcvH — encoded protein: MSQIPAELKYTKSHEWIRLEADGSLTIGITDHAQEALGDLVFVETPEAGQSFGSGDAAAVVESVKAASDVYAPVAGDVIGGNETLADAPETLNDDPYGEGWIFKLKPADAGELDGLMGADGYADFLKSEQ
- the gcvPB gene encoding aminomethyl-transferring glycine dehydrogenase subunit GcvPB, which gives rise to MSEALIFELSSPGRRAAAQAPVEAAAPTAIPAEFLRQDTPGLPEVSEMQVVRHYTRLSQKNFSIDTHFYPLGSCTMKYNPRACNTLAMLPEFLARHPLATQDHSQGYLACMYDLQEILKSVTGMKGVSLTPMAGAQGEFAGVAMIRAYHLSRGDTERTEILVPDAAHGTNPATAIQCGCTVREIPTDKNGDVDLEALEAALGPKTAGIMLTNPSTLGVFERKIEIIAKKVHEAGGLLYYDGANLNAILGKVRPGDMGFDVIHMNLHKTFSTPHGGGGPGSGAVGVSERLRPFMPIPVVGKDGDQYRWLDENDLPQSIGRLSAFMGNAGVLLRAYVYALMLGPDGMTRVAEFATLNANYLMARLKDKGFDLAFDGRRATHEFIVTLKKQKQELEFTATDMAKRLLDYGYHAPTIYFPLLVPECLLIEPTESEDQATLDAFVEAMVAIWDEAKADIDKVKGAPYTQPVRRLDDVRAARQLDLRWTG
- a CDS encoding penicillin acylase family protein, yielding MRGIFSLILIACLSACQSGGRESTRATPQAGETLSAELRRSDYGIVHVKANDYASLGYGYAYAFAEDNLCLMADSYVTVNGERSKYFGPEASWTFTGNGTTNNNLNSDFFFKLIIAQQRIEELLALPPPQGPLPAVRELVRGYVAGYNRYLRDTRIENLPDPSCRGAQWVREIREIDVYRRFYQLAMLASSGVAINGIGSAQPPIAGLIPSILPSAQEIATQLQSRWEGIQIGSNAIALGGEATDSGRGMVLGNPHFPWDGAERFHQAHLTIPGKLDVTGVSLFGVPLILIGYNKDLAWSHTVSSAWRFTPYQLTLVPGAPTTYLVDGRPEQMTPWDLEVESRQADGQISTVSRTLYTTRWGPVFNEILGLPLFPWLPVQAYALADANAANFRYVNHFLETNQASSSRELLDILKRNQGVPWVNTLASDRHGEALYADISVTPNVPDAMALTCAGVLGLVTQPLLGLPVLDGSRSNCAWRNDDDAVQAGTLGPANMPYLLRTDYVTNSNDSHWLSNPQQPLEGYARIIGDERRARRMRTRSGLVMVESHLYDQGQTFSRQQMQDLLFNNRQHAAHLWLDDLIPFCRLTPVLIGLGDPVLTGEACDVLEAWDRSDNLDSPGAVLFRRFAENLYIAAVPSGTSASQLEFLDVWTRPFNVNDPVHTPSGLNVLNPHVALALGSAISDLNAAGFALNATLRQAQTEARGEERIPIHGGPGAMGVFNAITNPWVAGEGYSDVVHGSSFIQVVSFDGDDCPDARTILTYSQSTNPESPHYADQTRLYAESGWVEAQFCESEIRSRVTRTQTISETAP